The following coding sequences lie in one Cucumis sativus cultivar 9930 unplaced genomic scaffold, Cucumber_9930_V3 scaffold53, whole genome shotgun sequence genomic window:
- the LOC116405986 gene encoding uncharacterized protein LOC116405986, with amino-acid sequence MLFSSSLAISTPPSSPILVAISTLFNLNLLDSLTLTGLTSMSLEPPLLLLLLHSSKNPLDYQTLLFLSFLILVSLSTPAVLSYISRSEVVAELAFIFSFYHYLKVFIIIHLVAKYYSWRT; translated from the exons atgctcttttcttcttccctcgcaATTTCGACTCCACCATCCTCACCGattttggttgcaatttctactctcttcaacctcaaccttcTGGATTCCCTCACTCTCACCGGATTGACTTCAATGTCCTTGGAACCtccactactactactactactccACTCATCAAAGAATCCGCTGGATTATCAGACgctcctcttcctttcctttctaatcCTTGTCTCTCTTTCAACTCCAGCG gttctGTCATATATATCACGGTCTGAAGTTGTAGCTGAACTTGCTTTCATCTTCagtttctatcactatttaaAG gttttcatcattattcatttggtgGCTAAATATTACTCATGG AGAACTTAA
- the LOC116405998 gene encoding NADP-dependent malic enzyme-like has translation MILFDLLELRSPTIFMFCLFLHHFFKAVQLEFHLQVDMIVLTDGSRILGLGDLGVQGIGIPRLEGEEYLSIVDDFMEAVHTCWPKAIVQFEDFQMKWPFETLQRYRKRFCMFNDDIQGTAGVALVGLLGTVRAQGRPLSDFVNQKIVVVGAGSAGLGVLNMTIQAVSRMAGNNDSSLLYQKQRRKGRDHKKSMVESIRQGVENYNSVFVFTVENMRNLKFKELREQLKSLAVYDRRQPSSIPCPTPKVSSSLDPEMSDDLPIALRKGKLKCAHLISSSVSYNH, from the exons ATGATCCTCTTT GATTTATTGGAGTTGAGGAGTCCCACAATCTTTATGTTCTGTTTGTTTCTCCATCACTTTTTCAAGGCTGTTCAATTGGAGTTCCATCTTCAG GTTGACATGATTGTCTTGACAGATGGAAGTCGTATTCTTGGCCTCGGTGACCTTGGAGTTCAGGGAATAGGAATACCTAGATTGGAGGGAGAAGAGTATCTATCAATTGTTGATGATTTTATGGAAGCCGTGCATACATGTTGGCCTAAAGCTATTGTTCAG TTTGaggattttcaaatgaaatggcCTTTTGAAACATTACAACGTTATCGTAAGAGGTTCTGCATGTTCAACGATGACATACAA gGAACTGCTGGTGTTGCTCTCGTTGGACTATTGGGAACTGTGAGAGCTCAAGGGCGGCCATTGAGTGATTTTGTTAACCAAAAGATAGTAGTGGTAGGGGCTGGAAG TGCAGGGCTCGGTGTTCTTAACATGACTATTCAGGCTGTTTCGAGAATGGCAGGGAACAACGATTCTAGT TTACtttatcaaaaacaaagaagaaaaggaagggacCACAAGAAATCAATGGTGGAATCGATCAGGCAGGGTGTGGAAAATTACAactcagtttttgttttcactgTTGAGAACATGAGAAACCTCAAGTTCAAGGAACTCAGGGAGCAGCTGAAGTCACTAGCAG TCTATGATCGACGACAACCTTCTTCAATTCCATGCCCTACCCCTAAGGTTTCTTCGTCATTGGATCCAGAAATGAGTGATGATCTTCCTATTGCTCTTCGTAAAGGTAAACTTAAGTGTGCTCatcttatttcctcttctgTTTCATATAACCATTAG